The following coding sequences lie in one Angustibacter luteus genomic window:
- a CDS encoding ABC transporter ATP-binding protein — MSEGVKTEEEKAAEARRGPGLQARRGPGMQMGIPTEKSKDFGTSARRLLGLLGPQRAALTAVLALAIGSVSLSAIGPKILGHATDLIFAGAIGSQLPEEATKDQVVAGLRADGQDTFADLVANMKDLVPGQGIDFHRLGQVLLFVLALYLVASVLQWLQGWILTGAVNRTIYRLRSDVEDKLGRLPLPYFDNQPRGELLSRVTNDIDNLAQGLQQTLSQLLTSLLTVVAMVAMMIWISPLLAVLALITIPITMVVTAAIGKRSQKHFLQQWKSTGELNGIVEETFTGHSLVKVFGRQEQTEQEFEVKNTELHDAGFGAQFVSGIIMPTMMFIGNLNYVVIAVVGGLRVATGAMSLGDVQAFIQYSRQFTQPLTQVASMANVMQSAAASAERVFELLDADEQEPEHAEPVTLTDPHGRVEFQDVAFSYSPDRPLIEDLSLSVEPGQTVAIVGPTGAGKTTLVNLIMRFYELDSGRITLDGVDITHLTRNALRSELGMVLQDTWLFSGTIRENIAYGRPDASEDEVLDAARATFVDRFVHSLPDGYDTVLDAEASNISAGEKQLVTIARAFLADPALLILDEATSSVDTRTELLVQQAMAALRTDRTSFVIAHRLSTIRDADVILVMEQGRIVEQGDHEQLLALGGSYAALYAAQFSGAAVDADNELGVPVPAVPAGGGADRRPE; from the coding sequence ATGAGCGAGGGCGTGAAGACCGAGGAGGAGAAGGCCGCCGAGGCCCGTCGCGGCCCCGGGTTGCAGGCGCGTCGCGGCCCCGGCATGCAGATGGGTATCCCGACCGAGAAGTCGAAGGACTTCGGCACCTCGGCGCGGCGGTTGCTCGGCCTGCTCGGCCCGCAGCGCGCCGCGCTCACCGCGGTGCTGGCCCTTGCTATCGGCAGCGTGAGCCTGTCCGCGATCGGCCCGAAGATCCTCGGCCACGCGACCGACCTGATCTTCGCGGGAGCCATCGGCAGCCAGCTGCCCGAGGAAGCCACCAAGGACCAGGTCGTCGCCGGCCTGCGCGCCGACGGCCAGGACACCTTCGCCGACCTGGTCGCCAACATGAAGGACCTCGTGCCGGGCCAGGGCATCGACTTCCACCGGCTCGGTCAGGTGCTGTTGTTCGTCCTGGCGCTCTACCTCGTGGCGTCCGTGCTGCAGTGGCTGCAGGGCTGGATCCTGACCGGCGCCGTGAACCGCACGATCTACCGGTTGCGCAGCGACGTCGAGGACAAGCTGGGCCGGCTGCCGCTGCCCTACTTCGACAACCAGCCGCGCGGCGAGCTGCTCAGCCGGGTCACCAACGACATCGACAACCTCGCCCAGGGCCTGCAGCAGACGCTCAGCCAGCTGCTGACCTCGCTGCTCACCGTCGTCGCGATGGTGGCGATGATGATCTGGATCTCTCCCCTGCTGGCGGTCCTCGCCCTGATCACGATCCCGATCACCATGGTCGTCACCGCCGCCATCGGCAAGCGCTCCCAGAAGCACTTCCTGCAGCAGTGGAAGAGCACGGGCGAGCTCAACGGCATCGTCGAGGAGACGTTCACCGGCCACAGCCTGGTGAAGGTGTTCGGCCGGCAGGAGCAGACCGAGCAGGAGTTCGAGGTCAAGAACACCGAGCTGCACGACGCGGGCTTCGGCGCGCAGTTCGTGTCCGGCATCATCATGCCGACGATGATGTTCATCGGGAACCTGAACTACGTCGTGATCGCCGTCGTCGGCGGCCTGCGGGTCGCGACCGGGGCAATGAGCCTGGGCGACGTGCAGGCGTTCATCCAGTACTCGCGGCAGTTCACCCAGCCGCTGACCCAGGTGGCCTCGATGGCCAACGTCATGCAGTCCGCCGCCGCCTCCGCAGAACGCGTCTTCGAGCTGCTGGACGCCGACGAGCAGGAGCCCGAGCACGCCGAGCCGGTCACGCTGACCGACCCGCACGGCCGGGTCGAGTTCCAGGACGTCGCGTTCTCCTACTCCCCCGACCGCCCGCTGATCGAGGACCTCTCACTGTCGGTGGAGCCGGGCCAGACGGTCGCGATCGTCGGCCCCACGGGCGCCGGCAAGACGACGCTGGTCAACCTGATCATGCGCTTCTACGAGCTCGACTCCGGACGGATCACGCTGGACGGCGTGGACATCACCCACCTGACCCGCAACGCCCTGCGATCCGAGCTGGGCATGGTGCTGCAGGACACGTGGCTGTTCTCCGGCACCATCCGGGAGAACATCGCCTACGGGCGTCCCGACGCGAGCGAGGACGAGGTGCTGGACGCCGCCCGGGCCACGTTCGTCGACCGCTTCGTGCACTCGCTGCCCGACGGCTACGACACCGTGCTGGACGCCGAGGCCAGCAACATCAGCGCCGGCGAGAAGCAGCTCGTCACCATCGCCCGGGCGTTCCTGGCCGATCCCGCCCTGCTGATCCTGGACGAGGCGACCAGCTCCGTCGACACCCGTACCGAGCTGCTGGTGCAGCAGGCGATGGCCGCCCTGCGCACCGACCGGACGAGCTTCGTCATCGCGCACCGGCTGTCCACGATCCGCGACGCCGACGTGATCCTGGTGATGGAGCAGGGACGCATCGTGGAGCAGGGCGATCACGAGCAGCTGCTCGCGCTGGGTGGTTCCTACGCCGCCCTGTACGCGGCACAATTCAGCGGCGCGGCGGTTGACGCCGACAACGAGCTCGGCGTGCCGGTACCGGCCGTCCCCGCTGGAGGTGGAGCAGATCGACGCCCCGAGTGA
- a CDS encoding ABC transporter ATP-binding protein: MEQIDAPSDLRGRRLELSGLTKWFGSVKAVDDLSFAVEPGRVTGFLGPNGAGKTTTLRMLLGLLTPTSGTATIGGQSYASLRDPLRVVGAGLDGSSFHPGRTARNHLRWMCASGGLDQGRIDEVLTLAGLTGAADRRVGGYSLGMRQRLTLGGAMLGDPDVLLLDEPANGLDPEGIAWLRGYLRHLTAEGRTVLVSSHVLSEVQQTVDDVVILARGRLVHTGPLESLSGEPGVTVRSPDLARARDALTAAGWRVEEGAAAGPDPELVVRGAATGQVGDILHAANVPLHLLAPTHQDLETTFLRMVSDAERAVEVGR, translated from the coding sequence GTGGAGCAGATCGACGCCCCGAGTGACCTGCGCGGTCGCCGACTCGAGCTGAGTGGCCTCACCAAGTGGTTCGGCTCCGTGAAGGCCGTGGACGACCTGTCCTTTGCCGTCGAGCCCGGCCGGGTCACCGGCTTCCTCGGGCCCAACGGCGCCGGCAAGACCACCACGCTGCGCATGCTGCTGGGGCTGCTCACCCCGACGTCCGGCACGGCCACCATCGGCGGCCAGTCCTACGCGTCGCTGCGTGACCCGCTGCGGGTGGTCGGCGCGGGGCTGGACGGCTCGTCGTTCCACCCGGGCCGGACGGCGCGCAACCACCTGCGCTGGATGTGCGCCAGCGGTGGGCTGGACCAGGGCCGGATCGACGAGGTCCTGACCCTGGCCGGGCTGACCGGGGCGGCCGACCGGCGGGTCGGTGGCTACTCGCTGGGCATGCGCCAGCGGCTCACCCTCGGCGGGGCGATGCTCGGCGACCCGGACGTCCTGCTGCTCGACGAACCCGCCAACGGGCTCGACCCCGAGGGCATCGCCTGGCTGCGCGGGTACCTGCGCCACCTGACCGCCGAGGGCCGCACCGTGCTGGTCAGCAGCCACGTGCTGTCCGAGGTGCAGCAGACCGTGGACGACGTCGTCATCCTGGCGCGCGGCCGACTCGTGCACACCGGACCCCTCGAGTCGCTCAGCGGCGAGCCGGGCGTGACGGTGCGTAGCCCCGACCTCGCTCGGGCCCGGGACGCGTTGACCGCCGCCGGCTGGCGGGTCGAGGAGGGTGCGGCCGCCGGACCGGACCCCGAGCTCGTCGTCCGCGGCGCCGCGACGGGCCAGGTCGGCGACATCCTGCACGCCGCGAACGTGCCCCTGCACCTGCTCGCGCCCACCCACCAGGACCTCGAGACCACGTTCCTGCGGATGGTCAGCGACGCCGAGCGAGCAGTCGAGGTCGGCCGGTGA
- a CDS encoding multifunctional oxoglutarate decarboxylase/oxoglutarate dehydrogenase thiamine pyrophosphate-binding subunit/dihydrolipoyllysine-residue succinyltransferase subunit, translated as MSQESANSDPMAAFGPNEWLVDELYQQYLKDRSNVDRAWWGFFEDYNPLDPATNGQRPSVEDTDPGGIAPATAATAAAAATPAVQPPPAPPAPAAPAAPAPEKESVQQPIPAEPAAKPDAKPAAKPAPAAKPAPAARPTAAADDGPDVRPLRGASARVVTNMEASLQVPTATSVRAIPAKLLIDNRIVINSHLKRSRGGKVSFTHLIGFAVVKALAAMPEMNHSYAERDGKPVLVATDAVNLGLAIDLAKPDGTRQLLVPSIKGAESMDFAQFWTGYEDVVRRARAQKLTADDFAGTTISLTNPGTIGTNHSVPRLMSGQGTIVGVGSLEYPAEWQGASEETLNRSAISKIVTLTSTYDHRIIQGAQSGDFLRRIHQLLLGEDGFYDEIFRSLRIPYEPIRWIQDISTSHDDDITKTARVQELIHAYRVRGHLMADTDPLEYRQRRHPDLDVITHGLSLWDLDREFPTGGFGGKPFMKLRHILGVLRDSYCRTVGIEYMHIQDPEQRAWIQSKVERPYDRTSAEEQLRILRRLNSAEAFETFLQTKYVGQKRFSLEGGESVIALLDRILSRAANERMDEVCIGMPHRGRLNVLANIAGKSYGQIFREFEGTQDPRSVQGSGDVKYHLGTEGKFTSEEGENTKVYLAANPSHLEAVNPVLEGIVRAKQDRLDLGGEAFSVLPVLMHGDAAFAGQGVVAETLNLSQLRGYRTGGTIHIVVNNQVGFTTSPSASRSSFYSTDVARMIQAPIFHVNGDDPEACVRVAELAFEFRQEFGKDVVIDMVCYRRRGHNEGDDPSMTQPLMYRLIENKRSVRKLYTESLIGRGDITVEDAEAALRDYQQQLERVFTETREASRSTGDGDSRGGLERPQAQVDDDVFSVSRPSAISTEVLHHIGDAFSSAPEGFSVHPKLQQLMAKRTQMTREGGVDWAMGELLAFGSLLMEQTPVRLAGQDSRRGTFVQRHSVLIDKVTAEEWTPLLYLTDDQARFWVYDSLLSEFAAMGFEYGYSVERPDALVLWEAQFGDFVNGAQTIMDEFISSSEQKWGQHSSVVLLLPHGYEGQGPDHSSARIERFLQMCAEDNMTVAMPSTPASYFHLLRRQAYARPRRPLIVFTPKSMLRLKAAVSSPEEFTSGHFLPVIGDASVDAANVDRVLLCAGKIYWDLVAERSKREDTSTAIIRVEQLAPLPVDEILTEIDKYPGAQLVWAQQEPANMGPWPHVALNLPEFLGGRALHRASRPASASPASGSSKRHEEELVALLEQALGR; from the coding sequence GTGTCGCAGGAGTCCGCGAACAGCGACCCGATGGCGGCCTTCGGGCCCAACGAATGGCTGGTGGACGAGCTCTACCAGCAGTACCTGAAGGACCGGTCCAACGTCGACCGGGCGTGGTGGGGGTTCTTCGAGGACTACAACCCGCTCGACCCCGCGACCAACGGCCAGCGTCCGTCCGTCGAGGACACCGACCCCGGCGGGATCGCACCTGCCACCGCGGCCACCGCGGCCGCCGCGGCCACCCCCGCCGTCCAGCCTCCGCCTGCTCCCCCGGCACCTGCCGCCCCCGCCGCCCCCGCACCGGAGAAGGAATCCGTGCAGCAGCCCATCCCGGCGGAGCCCGCCGCCAAGCCAGACGCCAAGCCCGCCGCCAAGCCGGCCCCCGCGGCCAAGCCGGCCCCCGCCGCCAGGCCCACCGCTGCGGCGGACGACGGCCCCGACGTCCGGCCGCTGCGGGGCGCGTCGGCCCGGGTCGTGACGAACATGGAGGCCAGCCTCCAGGTGCCGACGGCGACCAGCGTGCGCGCCATCCCGGCCAAGCTGCTCATCGACAACCGCATCGTGATCAACAGCCACCTCAAGCGCAGTCGCGGCGGCAAGGTCTCGTTCACCCACCTCATCGGGTTCGCCGTGGTCAAGGCGCTCGCCGCGATGCCGGAGATGAACCACAGCTACGCGGAGCGGGACGGCAAGCCCGTCCTGGTGGCGACCGACGCCGTCAACCTCGGCCTCGCGATCGACCTGGCGAAGCCGGACGGCACCCGCCAGCTCCTGGTGCCCAGCATCAAGGGCGCGGAGTCGATGGACTTCGCCCAGTTCTGGACCGGCTACGAGGACGTCGTGCGGCGGGCGCGCGCCCAGAAGCTGACCGCCGACGACTTCGCCGGGACGACGATCAGCCTGACCAACCCGGGGACCATCGGCACCAACCACTCCGTGCCGCGGCTCATGAGCGGGCAGGGCACCATCGTGGGCGTCGGCTCGCTGGAGTACCCGGCCGAGTGGCAGGGCGCCAGCGAGGAGACGCTGAACCGCAGCGCCATCTCCAAGATCGTCACGCTCACCTCGACGTACGACCACCGGATCATCCAGGGCGCCCAGTCCGGTGACTTCCTGCGCCGGATCCACCAGCTGCTGCTGGGCGAGGACGGCTTCTACGACGAGATCTTCCGCTCCCTGCGCATCCCGTACGAGCCGATCCGCTGGATCCAGGACATCTCGACCAGCCATGACGACGACATCACCAAGACCGCACGGGTGCAGGAGCTGATCCACGCCTACCGGGTGCGCGGGCACCTGATGGCCGACACCGACCCGCTGGAGTACCGCCAGCGCCGCCACCCCGACCTCGACGTGATCACCCACGGGCTGAGTCTGTGGGACCTCGACCGCGAGTTCCCGACCGGCGGCTTCGGCGGCAAGCCGTTCATGAAGCTGCGGCACATCCTCGGCGTGCTGCGCGACTCCTACTGCCGCACCGTCGGCATCGAGTACATGCACATCCAGGACCCCGAGCAGCGGGCGTGGATCCAGAGCAAGGTCGAGCGGCCCTACGACCGCACCTCCGCCGAGGAGCAGCTGCGCATCCTGCGCCGACTGAACTCCGCCGAGGCCTTCGAGACCTTCCTGCAGACCAAGTACGTGGGGCAGAAGCGGTTCAGCCTCGAGGGCGGCGAGTCCGTCATCGCGCTGCTGGACCGCATCCTGTCCCGCGCAGCCAACGAGCGCATGGACGAGGTCTGCATCGGCATGCCGCACCGCGGCCGGCTGAACGTGCTGGCCAACATCGCGGGCAAGTCCTACGGGCAGATCTTCCGCGAGTTCGAGGGCACCCAGGACCCGCGCAGCGTGCAGGGCTCGGGTGACGTCAAGTACCACCTGGGCACCGAGGGCAAGTTCACCTCCGAGGAGGGCGAGAACACCAAGGTCTACCTGGCGGCGAACCCCAGCCACCTGGAGGCCGTCAACCCGGTGCTCGAGGGCATCGTCCGGGCCAAGCAGGACCGGCTCGACCTCGGCGGCGAGGCGTTCAGCGTGCTACCGGTGCTGATGCACGGCGACGCGGCCTTCGCCGGCCAGGGCGTGGTGGCCGAGACGCTGAACCTCTCGCAGCTGCGCGGCTACCGCACCGGCGGCACGATCCACATCGTCGTGAACAACCAGGTGGGCTTCACCACCTCGCCGTCCGCGTCCCGCTCGTCGTTCTACTCGACCGACGTGGCCCGGATGATCCAGGCGCCGATCTTCCACGTGAACGGCGACGACCCGGAGGCCTGCGTGCGGGTCGCCGAGCTGGCGTTCGAGTTCCGCCAGGAGTTCGGCAAGGACGTCGTCATCGACATGGTCTGCTACCGCCGTCGCGGGCACAACGAGGGCGACGACCCGTCCATGACCCAGCCGCTGATGTACCGGCTGATCGAGAACAAGCGCAGCGTGCGCAAGCTCTACACCGAGTCGCTGATCGGCCGTGGCGACATCACGGTCGAGGATGCCGAGGCCGCGCTGCGCGACTACCAGCAGCAGCTGGAGCGGGTCTTCACCGAGACCCGGGAGGCCTCGCGGTCGACCGGTGACGGCGACTCGCGCGGCGGCCTGGAGCGCCCGCAGGCGCAGGTGGACGACGACGTGTTCTCGGTGTCGCGCCCGTCCGCCATCAGCACCGAGGTGCTGCACCACATCGGCGACGCGTTCAGCTCGGCTCCCGAGGGCTTCAGCGTGCACCCCAAGCTGCAGCAGCTGATGGCCAAGCGCACGCAGATGACCCGCGAAGGTGGCGTCGACTGGGCGATGGGCGAGCTGCTCGCCTTCGGCTCGCTGCTCATGGAGCAGACGCCGGTGCGGCTGGCCGGCCAGGACTCCCGCCGCGGCACCTTCGTGCAGCGGCACTCGGTGCTGATCGACAAGGTCACCGCCGAGGAGTGGACGCCGCTGCTCTACCTGACCGACGACCAGGCCCGGTTCTGGGTCTACGACTCGTTGCTGTCCGAGTTCGCGGCCATGGGCTTCGAGTACGGCTACTCCGTGGAGCGGCCGGACGCGCTGGTGCTGTGGGAGGCCCAGTTCGGCGACTTCGTCAACGGCGCGCAGACGATCATGGACGAGTTCATCTCCTCCTCGGAGCAGAAGTGGGGCCAGCACTCGTCCGTCGTGCTGCTGCTGCCGCACGGCTACGAGGGGCAGGGCCCGGACCACTCCTCGGCGCGCATCGAGCGCTTCCTCCAGATGTGCGCGGAAGACAACATGACCGTCGCGATGCCCAGCACCCCGGCGTCCTACTTCCACCTGCTGCGCCGTCAGGCGTACGCCCGGCCCCGTCGTCCGCTGATCGTCTTCACCCCGAAGTCGATGCTCCGGTTGAAGGCCGCGGTCAGCAGCCCCGAGGAGTTCACCTCCGGACACTTCCTGCCGGTGATCGGGGACGCGTCGGTCGATGCGGCGAACGTCGACCGGGTGCTGCTGTGCGCGGGCAAGATCTACTGGGACCTGGTGGCCGAGCGCAGCAAGCGCGAGGACACCAGCACCGCGATCATTCGGGTCGAGCAGCTCGCGCCGCTGCCCGTCGACGAGATCCTGACCGAGATCGACAAGTACCCGGGTGCGCAGCTGGTCTGGGCGCAGCAGGAGCCGGCGAACATGGGGCCGTGGCCGCACGTCGCGCTGAACCTGCCGGAGTTCCTCGGCGGGCGGGCGCTGCACCGGGCCTCGCGCCCGGCGTCCGCGTCGCCGGCGAGCGGGTCGTCGAAGCGGCACGAGGAGGAGCTCGTCGCGCTGCTCGAGCAGGCCCTGGGCCGCTGA
- a CDS encoding DUF6104 family protein has protein sequence MYFTDRGIEELEERRGDEHVSLSWVAERLREFVDLNPEFETPTERLATWLARLDDEDE, from the coding sequence GTGTACTTCACCGACCGCGGGATCGAGGAGCTCGAGGAGCGACGCGGGGACGAGCACGTCTCCTTGTCCTGGGTGGCCGAGCGGCTGCGCGAGTTCGTCGACCTGAACCCGGAGTTCGAGACACCGACGGAGCGGCTGGCCACCTGGCTGGCCCGCCTGGACGACGAGGACGAGTGA
- a CDS encoding GDSL-type esterase/lipase family protein has translation MSAVASGARRDVRICVVGSSMALGYGDPKALGWVGRVAARTPAEEIDLTVHNLGVRGDTTAGVLERWRAEVGRRLEDGADNRLVVAVGAGDVDAGISLARTRLNLANVVDEAAADGLQPFVVGPPPRADRTFNDRLRAVVDAERDVCERRSVPFVDCFEPLLSHEQWAADLSTGDGVHPGQAGYGLLAWLVLHCGWPQWLGLDPLP, from the coding sequence GTGAGCGCTGTTGCGAGCGGCGCGCGCCGCGACGTCCGGATCTGCGTGGTGGGGTCGTCGATGGCCCTCGGCTACGGGGACCCCAAGGCCCTCGGCTGGGTGGGCCGGGTCGCCGCCCGCACACCGGCGGAGGAGATCGACCTGACCGTGCACAACCTGGGCGTGCGCGGTGACACCACGGCCGGCGTGCTCGAGCGCTGGCGTGCGGAGGTGGGACGGCGGCTCGAGGACGGCGCGGACAACCGGCTCGTCGTCGCGGTCGGCGCGGGAGACGTCGACGCGGGCATCTCGCTGGCCCGCACGCGGCTGAACCTGGCCAACGTCGTCGACGAGGCGGCCGCGGACGGGCTGCAGCCCTTCGTCGTCGGGCCGCCACCGCGGGCCGACCGCACGTTCAACGACCGGTTGCGGGCCGTCGTCGACGCCGAGCGCGATGTCTGCGAGCGCCGGTCGGTGCCGTTCGTGGACTGCTTCGAGCCGCTGCTCTCGCACGAGCAGTGGGCGGCGGACCTGTCCACCGGCGACGGCGTGCACCCGGGTCAGGCCGGCTACGGCCTGCTCGCGTGGCTGGTGCTGCACTGCGGCTGGCCGCAGTGGCTCGGCCTCGACCCCCTCCCCTGA
- a CDS encoding DUF4097 family beta strand repeat-containing protein: MAESWQVDGAKVLEVGGEGEPVRELRVGLVAGRVDVVAHSDDEPGARIEVTRVKGRPLEIEWKDGALSVAHPKVKWDGLLDGLKSLGRKDDEAELSIAVPRGCSVKISTVSADGLLAGLQADASVRTVSGELAVSDVRGEVNARTVSGRIDVRELRGSLSGESVSGSLVVHAVELDKLDVKTVSGELVLDLHSTPSRVNMKSVSGDLVVRIPPESGFRLDAATMSGQIVADGRRLGKGRPGPPQGEIRDGDESVRVSAKSVSGDVTLIRTAAS; encoded by the coding sequence ATGGCGGAGAGCTGGCAGGTCGACGGAGCGAAGGTCCTGGAGGTCGGCGGCGAGGGCGAGCCGGTGCGCGAGCTGCGCGTCGGCCTGGTCGCCGGGCGGGTGGACGTCGTCGCCCACTCCGACGACGAGCCGGGCGCTCGCATCGAGGTCACCCGGGTCAAGGGACGTCCCCTCGAGATCGAGTGGAAGGACGGCGCGCTGTCCGTGGCCCACCCGAAGGTCAAGTGGGACGGACTCCTCGACGGCCTGAAGAGCCTGGGCCGCAAGGACGACGAGGCCGAGCTGAGCATCGCCGTCCCCCGCGGCTGCTCGGTGAAGATCTCCACGGTGTCGGCGGACGGCCTGCTGGCCGGGCTGCAGGCCGATGCCTCGGTCCGCACGGTCAGCGGCGAGCTCGCCGTCTCCGACGTCCGGGGCGAGGTCAACGCCCGCACCGTCTCCGGCCGGATCGACGTCCGCGAGCTGCGCGGCAGCCTCAGCGGCGAGTCGGTCAGCGGCTCGCTCGTGGTGCACGCGGTCGAGCTCGACAAGCTCGACGTCAAGACCGTGTCCGGCGAGCTCGTGCTCGACCTGCACTCCACGCCGAGCCGGGTGAACATGAAGAGCGTCTCCGGCGACCTCGTCGTCCGGATCCCCCCGGAGTCCGGGTTCCGGCTGGACGCCGCGACCATGTCCGGCCAGATCGTGGCCGACGGCCGCCGGCTCGGCAAGGGCCGCCCCGGCCCGCCCCAGGGCGAGATCCGGGACGGCGACGAGTCGGTCCGGGTGTCCGCCAAGTCGGTCAGCGGCGACGTGACCCTGATCCGCACGGCCGCCTCGTGA
- a CDS encoding PadR family transcriptional regulator, which translates to MSPVFAHGQLRLYMLISLADGPKHGYEIIRDLEERFDGLYAPSAGTVYPRLSRLEEEGLVVREDDGRKAVYRITDAGRAELAHRSDDVQDLEVDLDRTVRQLAEEVRAQVRGGAKDLRAELMDAARTARRHARDEPADKAAREASYGRHPQVENAVEELRRGLRSATRRQWIDQESLNEITSIIERARDDVIAVVERAVKQGRQP; encoded by the coding sequence GTGAGTCCGGTCTTCGCGCACGGCCAGCTGCGCCTGTACATGCTGATCTCGCTGGCCGACGGCCCGAAGCACGGCTACGAGATCATCCGTGACCTCGAGGAGCGCTTCGACGGGCTCTACGCGCCGAGCGCGGGCACCGTCTACCCGCGGCTCTCGCGGCTGGAGGAGGAGGGCCTGGTCGTCCGCGAGGACGACGGCCGCAAGGCGGTGTACCGGATCACCGACGCTGGGCGGGCCGAGCTCGCACACCGCTCGGACGACGTCCAGGACCTCGAGGTCGACCTCGACCGCACCGTGCGCCAGCTGGCCGAGGAGGTCCGCGCCCAGGTGCGCGGCGGCGCCAAGGACCTGCGCGCCGAGCTCATGGACGCCGCTCGGACCGCCCGCCGGCACGCCCGCGACGAGCCGGCGGACAAGGCCGCCCGGGAGGCGTCGTACGGCCGCCACCCGCAGGTCGAGAACGCCGTCGAGGAGCTGCGTCGCGGCCTGCGGTCAGCCACCCGTCGGCAGTGGATCGACCAGGAGTCGTTGAACGAGATCACGTCCATCATCGAGCGCGCCCGCGACGACGTCATCGCCGTCGTGGAGCGCGCCGTCAAGCAAGGGAGGCAGCCATGA
- a CDS encoding zinc-binding dehydrogenase, translating to MFAVFASGSSNDDPLTGLSLGERPSPEVPDGWARVRLRAASLNHHDLWSLRGVGLPADRLPMILGCDGAGVDDDGNEVVVHAVISSPDWSGDETLDPKRSLLSERHQGTFADEVVVPRRNLVPKPAELSFEEAACLPTAWLTAYRMLFTRSDLAPGSTVLVQGAGGGVATALVALGSAAGYRMWVTSREEAKGARALELGADRAFASGERLPERVDGVMETVGQATWSHSVKALKPGGVIVTCGATSGDAPPAELTRVFFLQLRVVGSTMGTRDELDRLMRFCAVTGVRPQVDRVLPLERAREGFERMLDADLFGKVVFTRP from the coding sequence ATGTTTGCTGTCTTCGCGTCCGGAAGCTCGAACGACGACCCCCTGACCGGCCTGTCCCTGGGGGAGCGGCCGTCGCCGGAGGTGCCCGACGGTTGGGCGCGGGTGCGCCTGCGGGCGGCGAGCCTGAACCACCACGACCTGTGGAGCCTGCGTGGGGTCGGCCTTCCGGCCGACCGGCTGCCGATGATCCTCGGCTGCGACGGCGCCGGGGTGGACGACGACGGCAACGAGGTCGTGGTGCACGCGGTGATCAGCTCACCGGACTGGAGCGGCGACGAGACCCTCGACCCCAAGCGCTCCCTCCTGTCCGAACGGCACCAGGGCACCTTCGCGGACGAGGTCGTGGTGCCGCGGCGCAACCTGGTGCCCAAGCCGGCCGAGCTCAGCTTCGAGGAGGCCGCCTGCCTGCCCACGGCGTGGTTGACGGCGTACCGGATGCTGTTCACCCGCAGCGACCTGGCGCCCGGCTCGACGGTGCTCGTGCAGGGTGCCGGCGGCGGGGTGGCGACGGCGCTGGTCGCGCTCGGGTCCGCCGCGGGCTACCGGATGTGGGTGACCAGCCGGGAGGAGGCGAAGGGGGCGCGGGCCCTCGAGCTGGGCGCGGACCGGGCCTTCGCGTCGGGTGAGCGGCTGCCCGAGCGGGTGGACGGCGTGATGGAGACCGTCGGCCAGGCGACCTGGTCGCACTCGGTGAAGGCGCTCAAACCCGGTGGCGTGATCGTCACCTGCGGGGCGACCAGCGGCGACGCGCCGCCGGCCGAGCTCACCCGGGTGTTCTTCCTCCAGCTGCGGGTGGTCGGGTCGACCATGGGCACCCGGGACGAGCTTGACCGGCTGATGCGGTTCTGCGCGGTGACCGGGGTGCGCCCGCAGGTCGACCGGGTGCTCCCGCTCGAGCGGGCCCGCGAGGGATTCGAGCGGATGCTCGACGCGGACCTGTTCGGCAAGGTCGTGTTCACCCGACCCTGA